The Takifugu rubripes chromosome 3, fTakRub1.2, whole genome shotgun sequence genome contains a region encoding:
- the LOC101072589 gene encoding cytosolic sulfotransferase 3-like, whose amino-acid sequence MSLLPVTLTVYASVLSFSLATPNLCWKIFDSSKFPYKQALCWQFLLTRARYVRSLICRGSPHICLASLRMDHPPRPELFDFHGISMTHYFTSNWENVQKFQARPDDVFIASYPKAGNTWLSYIVDLLFFGPTSMSHHERVPNLEIALPGRLTASRESVTTVLGTDHIESMQTSPRLIQTHLPVHLIPKSVWEKNCRIVYVARNAKDSVVSYYHFERMTVVFPEPGDWGSYLKRFMAGKMVFGSWYDHVNNWWKRKQSYSNVHFMFYEDLIENTGREIEKLSTFLGLSPSSEEMERIIDLVQFDKMKTNNNINLSGFAGMDFKVSSFIRKGKVGDWKNHFTVAQNEEFEEDYKIKMKNSTLKFPIKVLTENP is encoded by the exons aTGTCCCTGCTGCCTGTTACACTGACAGTCTATGCTTCTGTTCTGTCATTTTCCCTGGCTACACCAAACCTTT GTTGGAAAATATTTGATAGCTCCAAGTTTCCATACAAACAAGCTCTCTGTTGGCAATTTTTGTTAACACGTGCTCGTTACGTACGGTCCCTCATCTGTCGAGG ATCACCTCACATTTGTCTTGCCTCTCTCAg GATGGATCATCCTCCTAGGCCAGAACTTTTTGACTTCCACGGAATCTCTATGACCCATTACTTCACGTCAAACTGGGAGAATGTTCAAAAATTTCAAGCCCGGCCagatgatgtttttattgcatcATATCCTAAAGCAG gGAACACTTGGCTCAGCTACATTGTTGACTTGTTGTTTTTTGGTCCAACGTCAATGTCCCACCATGAAAGAGTGCCAAATTTGGAGATCGCCCTTCCGGGTCGACTGACAG CATCACGTGAATCTGTCACCACAGTGTTGGGAACAGATCATATTGAAAGCATGCAAACTTCTCCTCGGCTCATACAGACCCATCTACCAGTTCATCTGATTCCAAAGTCTGTGTGGGAGAAAAACTGCAGG ATTGTCTACGTGGCTCGTAACGCCAAGGACAGTGTGGTGTCTTACTACCACTTTGAACGCATGACTGTTGTCTTCCCTGAGCCTGGAGACTGGGGCAGTTACCTGAAGAGATTCATGGCAGGAAAGA TGGTGTTTGGATCCTGGTATGACCATGTGAACAACTGGTGGAAGAGAAAACAGAGTTATTCCAATGTCCATTTCATGTTCTATGAAGATCTGATCGAG AACACTGGAAGAGAAATAGAGAAACTCTCCACCTTTCTTGGTTTGTCTCCTTCTtctgaggagatggagagaatcaTCGACCTGGTGCAGTttgataaaatgaaaacaaataacaACATTAACCTGTCAGGATTTGCTGGGATGGATTTCAAAGTTTCTTCCTTCATCAGAAAAG GGAAGGTTGGGGACTGGAAGAACCATTTCACTGTGGCCCAGAATGAGGAGTTTGAGGAAGACTACAAGATCAAAATGAAGAATTCCACACTGAAATTCCCCATCAAAGTTTTGACTGAAAACCCTTAA
- the LOC115249281 gene encoding cytosolic sulfotransferase 3-like: MDHPPRPELFDFHGISMTHYFTSNWENVQKFQARPDDVFIASYPKSGNTWLCYILDLLYFGPTSMFLQQRVPNLEINIPARLTASRESVATVLGTDHIESMQTSPRLIRTHLPVHLIPKSVWEKNCRIVYVARNAKDSVVSYYHFERMTVISPEPGDWDSYLKRVSRCGSPHAISPSRLILGNSPPGTSALTPWTKSSTLVQSVSASQPP; encoded by the exons ATGGATCATCCTCCTAGACCAGAACTTTTTGACTTCCACGGAATCTCTATGACCCATTACTTCACGTCAAACTGGGAGAATGTTCAAAAATTTCAAGCCCGGCCagatgatgtttttattgcatcATATCCTAAATCAG gGAACACTTGGCTCTGTTACATACTTGATTTGTTGTATTTTGGTCCAACATCAATGTTCCTCCAACAAAGAGTGCCAAATTTGGAGATCAACATTCCGGCTCGACTGACAG CATCACGTGAATCTGTCGCCACAGTGTTGGGAACAGATCATATTGAAAGCATGCAAACTTCTCCTCGGCTCATAAGGACCCATCTACCAGTTCATCTGATTCCAAAGTCTGTGTGGGAGAAAAACTGCAGG ATTGTCTATGTGGCTCGTAACGCCAAGGACAGTGTGGTGTCTTACTACCACTTTGAACGCATGACTGTAATCTCCCCTGAGCCTGGAGACTGGGACAGTTACCTGAAGAGAGTCAGCAGGTGTGGCTCTCCTCACGCGATCTCCCCCTCCAGACTGATTCTAGGAAACTCGCCCCCAGGTACATCGGCCCTTACCCCGTGGACAAAATCATCAACCCTTGTGCAGTCCGTCTCCGCCTCCCAGCCTCCCTGA